From the Exiguobacterium aurantiacum genome, one window contains:
- the flgL gene encoding flagellar hook-associated protein FlgL, with amino-acid sequence MRVTQTMLTQTNLKHLSSSYNTLARVQEQLISGKRIQKASEDPVVAMQGIRYRTEVREVDQFRRNVSEATSWMDLTDSTLNEVTEAVKRIRELTTQAANDTYESSQRQIIKSEIDQLVEHIGSLANSKAGEKYIYNGTKTDAPLIDIESLKAYLASTDPDAPVADIYESGAVPAASGEIKFEVSKGITVQVNMQPETVFGEELFKGLRDLSLALQDPTKTGQDFSTMLGTLDTLGQSLITERAELGARANRLELVDNRLQDHEIIAKTIMSNNEDIDIERVIMELKSHETVHRAALSAGARIIQPTLLDFLR; translated from the coding sequence ATGCGTGTTACACAGACGATGCTCACACAGACGAATTTGAAACATTTATCAAGTAGCTATAATACGCTCGCTCGTGTCCAAGAGCAACTCATCAGCGGGAAGCGAATTCAAAAAGCGTCTGAGGACCCGGTCGTGGCGATGCAAGGCATCCGCTATCGGACGGAGGTGCGTGAAGTCGATCAATTCCGTCGCAACGTCAGTGAGGCGACGAGCTGGATGGATTTGACGGATTCAACGTTGAATGAAGTGACGGAAGCCGTCAAACGGATTCGTGAACTGACGACGCAAGCGGCGAACGATACGTATGAATCGTCACAACGTCAAATTATTAAGAGCGAGATTGACCAACTCGTCGAACATATTGGTTCGCTCGCGAACTCGAAAGCCGGCGAGAAATACATTTATAACGGGACGAAGACGGATGCTCCACTCATCGATATCGAGAGTTTGAAAGCCTATTTGGCGAGTACGGATCCAGATGCGCCTGTTGCCGATATTTATGAGAGCGGGGCTGTTCCCGCCGCTAGCGGTGAAATCAAATTTGAAGTGTCAAAAGGGATCACGGTTCAAGTGAACATGCAGCCGGAAACCGTCTTCGGTGAAGAACTGTTCAAAGGGTTGCGTGACTTGAGTTTGGCGCTTCAAGACCCGACGAAGACCGGGCAAGACTTCTCGACAATGCTCGGTACGCTCGATACACTCGGGCAAAGCTTGATCACAGAGCGGGCTGAACTCGGGGCTCGCGCAAACCGGCTTGAACTCGTCGACAACCGTCTCCAAGACCACGAAATCATCGCGAAGACGATCATGTCGAACAATGAAGATATCGATATCGAACGTGTCATCATGGAGCTCAAATCCCATGAAACGGTACACCGGGCCGCACTATCGGCCGGGGCCAGGATCATCCAGCCGACGCTCCTCGACTTCCTCAGGTAA